The following are encoded together in the Diabrotica undecimpunctata isolate CICGRU chromosome 7, icDiaUnde3, whole genome shotgun sequence genome:
- the LOC140446450 gene encoding uncharacterized protein, which translates to MADGIKKSGIGGHMKPKDHEENSKCAEATILKELHDQCGNVLQTTEMNGGVATLVKKSLSAKEFPVTTNLEVVVVEIQSSNRYFICNVYLPSSRQVTYNDLKELFNQIPSSRIIVGDFNSHNIIWGSSYSNARGKIVENIISDFQLNFLNDGSPTRFNINTGNSSAIDLSLCDPALTPRLFWEVLQYTYGSDHHPIVIKNSMALTHDVFIPRWKTETADWLKFENYIDNSMPNCKIAESIDESLHNLNSIIISSAEQFVGKLKKTKNNQTPVPWWNSECGAAIRATKKASWSKYVSEINTSTPVSEVWKKIRKISGLKYTPMISKLKVDNRISTSPQEIANTLAESFREMSSNSNYSDTFLERKIIIENTDLFANDNLNDPLDLPFTFEELENALSELKNTSPGLDDIPNQFYVNQTPVESVTYYNYFGTAVNEEWANNQEIRARIEKARSTFNWMGAFFKSHNFSVSKKLRFDADAGEQKRLNVWISNTKDELKSIPEHRRNSRSVISADERLDESCRNPQPSRGTEIKSMGKRMVASDQYSKTRR; encoded by the exons atggccgatggaataaagaaatcagGAATTGGCGGCCACATGAAGCCAAAAGATCACGAGGAAAACAGCAAATGCGCTGAAGCGACGATACTAAAAGAACTGCatgaccaatgtggaaacgtcttacaaacaacagagatgaatg gCGGAGTAGCCACATTAGTAAAAAAATCACTATCGGCGAAAGAATTTCCAGTGACTACAAATCTGGAAGTTGTAGTCGTGGAAATACAATCATCAAACAGGTATTTTATTTGCAACGTTTACTTACCCTCCAGTCGCCAAGTAACGTACAACGATTTAAAGGAGTTATTCAATCAAATACCATCCTCTCGCATCATCGTGGGAGATTTTAATAGCCATAATATTATTTGGGGCTCCTCTTATTCAAATGCTAGAGGAAAAATTGTCGAAAATATAATTTCAGAttttcaattgaattttcttaatgACGGATCTCCAACCAGATTTAACATTAATACCGGAAATTCTTCAGCAATTGATCTAAGTCTTTGTGACCCTGCACTCACACCTCGATTATTTTGGGAAGTTTTACAATACACTTATGGGAGCGACCACCATCCTATAGTAATAAAAAACTCTATGGCTCTGACCCATGACGTTTTCATACCCAGATGGAAAACTGAAACTGCTGATTGGTTAAAATTCGAAAATTATATCGACAACTCAATGCCGAACTGTAAAATAGCTGAAAGCATTGATGAATCCTTACACAATTTGAATAGCATTATCATAAGTAGTGCTGAACAATTCGTtggaaaattaaaaaagacaaagaataatCAGACTCCTGTACCTTGGTGGAACTCAGAGTGTGGAGCAGCTATTAGAGCAA CTAAGAAGGCTTCCTGGTCCAAGTATGTTTCAGAAATAAATACCTCAACTCCTGTCAGCgaagtatggaaaaaaataagaaaaatttctgGTCTGAAATACACGCCAATGATTTCTAAATTAAAAGTTGACAATAGGATTTCAACTTCTCCCCAAGAAATAGCTAATACCCTAGCTGAATCTTTTAGAGAAATGTCTTCAAACAGTAACTACAGTGATACATtccttgaaaggaaaataataatagagAATACTGATCTTTTTGCAAATGACAATTTAAATGATCCATTAGATCTACCTTTCACTTTTGAAGAACTGGAAAATGCTTTAtccgaattaaaaaatactagCCCGGGCCTAGACGATATCCCg AATCAATTCTACGTCAACCAAACCCCAGTCGAAAGCGTGACGTACTACAACTACTTCGGCACCGCAGTAAATGAGGAATGGGCTAATAATCAGGAGATAAGAGCGCGCATCGAAAAAGCTAGATCCACTTTCAACtggatgggggccttctttaaGAGCCACAACTTCTCTGTTAGTAAAAAA CTGCGGTTCGACGCTGATGCCGGCGAACAGAAAAGACTGAACGTTTGGATCAGTAACACAAAGGACGAGCTTAAGTCAATACCCGAACACCGTAGAAACAGCCGATCAGTAATCAGTGCCGACGAGAGGTTAGACGAAAGCTGTCGAAATCCTCAACCTAGTCGAGGAACGGAAATAAAAAGTATGGGGAAAAGAATGGTAGCTTCTGATCAGTACTCAAAAACTCGAAGGTAG